The Juglans microcarpa x Juglans regia isolate MS1-56 chromosome 2S, Jm3101_v1.0, whole genome shotgun sequence genome has a window encoding:
- the LOC121253521 gene encoding uncharacterized protein LOC121253521 yields MYLQDIKTKFTRMDRNIDGGEAENIDGFKIFNQKVRLMGVASNLQLSDKLLKEAIWYVLNNYAEIGHYLEEHYKKCNVHSPNCINRTHQTEFPTWFRKHVQDQRITNPLDVTADLYALACGPEPKVASYAACIINGKRFHTKQCELRRRTQNSRALVTGDESTNNVDFYDVINDIVELRYIGWRWVYLFMCDWFDVGDPRRGIRIDNHMTSINMDRTWNKDEPFMLACQASQYFYIRDIRAKGR; encoded by the exons ATGTATCTCCAAGATATTAAGACGAAGTTTACTCGAATGGACCGCAACATTGATGGTGGAGAAGCGGAGAATATAGATGGATTCAAGATTTTCAACCAGAAAGTTCGTCTCATGGGTGTGGCTTCCAACTTGCAATTATCAGATAAACTCCTCAAGGAAGCCATATGGTATGTCCTCAACAACTACGCTGAGATTGGACACTACCTAGA GGAGCACTACAAGAAATGTAATGTGCATAGCCCAAATTGTATCAATCGAACACATCAAACTGAGTTTCCAACTTGGTTCAGGAAACAT GTTCAGGACCAGCGTATCACCAACCCACTCGATGTGACTGCTGATCTGTATGCGTTAGCTTGCGGTCCTGAACCTAAGGTTGCATCCTATGCTGCTTGCATTATAAATGGCAAAAGATTCCATACAAAGCAGTGTGAACTTCGGAGGCGTACACAAAATTCAAGGGCGTTGGTAACTGGTGACGAAAGTACAAATAATGTTGACTTCTATGATGTTATTAATGATATCGTGGAGTTACGCTATATAGGTTGGCGTTGGGTGTACTTGTTCatgtgtgattggtttgatgTTGGTGATCCAAGACGAGGGATACGAATTGATAACCATATGACAAGTATCAATATGGACAGGACTTGGAATAAGGATGAACCATTTATGTTAGCATGCCAGGCTTCCCAGTATTTTTACATCAGAGATATAAGGGCGAAAGGGAGATAG